A stretch of Amphiura filiformis unplaced genomic scaffold, Afil_fr2py scaffold_26, whole genome shotgun sequence DNA encodes these proteins:
- the LOC140143707 gene encoding transient receptor potential cation channel subfamily M member 5-like, producing the protein MISRRLGPKIIMVFKMFADLGLFIVIMLFVLLGYGIAVQVVQYPRANTDFMSTMTSIFYRPYFQIYGELFLEDIVASPSDGTCTNNHTDVELGMPMCPENTIIGVLLLGLYMVISNVLLLNLLIAMFGNTFQNVEEETDVIWKNQFYFITMEYFTGPILTLHFLLPWIIIDGLSCLMHFKKKSGLTFLRKLQREVKPREAAQLNKLEEAVAYNYVIKKRRSGCERVCRCFHHTEISKQRIMDKLSETENQTKQKERRDESQETGVLSSLTHILWPEADAYGTGFSL; encoded by the exons ATGATTTCTAGAAGACTTGGACCAAAAATCATAATGGTCTTCAAAATG TTTGCAGACTTAGGACTCTTCATAGTTATCATGTTGTTTGTTCTACTTGGTTATGGAATCGCTGTTCAAGTTGTCCAGTACCCTCGAGCAAATACTGACTTCATGTCAACCATGACATCAATATTTTACCGACCATATTTTCAGATATACGGGGAACTTTTTCTCGAGGATATTGTAG CGAGCCCATCTGATGGAACATGCACCAACAACCACACCGATGTAGAACTTGGAATGCCAATGTGTCCAGAAAACACAATTATCGGCGTTCTCCTTCTGGGCCTGTACATGGTTATCAGCAATGTGTTACTTCTCAACCTCCTGATTGCTATGTTTGG GAATACGTTTCAAAATGTTGAAGAGGAGACCGACGTTATTTGGAAAAAccaattttatttcatcacgatGGAATATTTTACAGGACCAATATTGACACTGCATTTCTTACTGCCGTGGATTATTATCGATGGCCTATCATGTTTGATGCATTTTAAAAAGAAGTCAGGTTTGACGTTCTTACGTAAATTGC AACGGGAGGTGAAGCCAAGGGAGGCGGCACAATTGAACAAATTAGAAGAGGCAGTGGCTTACAATTACGTCATTAAGAAACGACGAAGTGGTTGTGAACGCGTTTGTCGATGTTTCCACCACACGGAAATAAG CAAACAAAGAATTATGGATAAATTGAGCGAAACTGAAAACCAAACAAAGCAAAAG GAGAGACGAGACGAGAGCCAGGAAACCGGTGTGTTAAGTAGTTTAACTCATATACTTTGGCCAGAGGCAGATGCATACGGCACAGGTTTTTCCCTGTAA